From one Streptosporangiales bacterium genomic stretch:
- a CDS encoding helix-turn-helix domain-containing protein, with protein MTKADEIIDRRDGDGLSREELLALPVTVDIGTAAKALGLGRSTAYELARCGEFPCRILRIRSSYRVPTAELLKVLGIQPDELEPFRESA; from the coding sequence ATGACCAAGGCTGATGAGATCATCGATCGACGAGACGGCGACGGCCTGTCGCGAGAGGAGCTGCTCGCTCTTCCGGTGACGGTCGACATCGGCACTGCCGCCAAGGCGCTCGGCCTCGGGCGTTCGACGGCCTACGAGCTGGCGCGATGCGGCGAGTTCCCCTGCCGGATACTCCGTATTCGCAGCTCCTACCGCGTACCCACCGCCGAGTTACTGAAAGTACTCGGCATCCAGCCCGACGAGCTGGAGCCGTTTCGGGAGAGCGCATGA